GTTTGCTGAAAAAATACCCTTGAGCCTCATGACAATGCTGATCACGAAGAAACGAAAGCTGGTCCTCATTTTCAACCCCTTCAGCCGTTACTTTCAGCTGCAGGTGATGAGCCATTGACGTAATGGTCGATACAATTGCCGCGTTATTGCTATCCTCCATCACTTCATTAACAAAGGAACGATCAATCTTGAGTCGGTCAATCGGTAGATCTTTCAGATAGTGCAGTGAACTGTATCCTGTGCCAAAATCATCAATACTGATGTGCACACCAATTTCCTTAATTTTGCGCAACTGCTCAAACGCACGATCCTTGTCAAACGTCATGCTCTCCGTAATCTCAAGCTCAAGCCACACAGGTTCCAAGCCTGTCTCCTTGAGAATGCCGCTGATGTTGTCCAGCAGATGGGAATGCCTGAATTGTCTCATGGACAGGTTAACCGATACACAAAGCTTGCGGTAACCCGCTTCTTGCCATCGCTTGTTCTGTGCACACGCCTCACGTAATACCCATTCTCCAAGCGGCACAATCAGCCCACTCTCCTCAGCAAGAGGAATAAATTCACCTGGGGATACTGCCCCTCTCAGCGGATGCTGCCAACGCACCAATGCCTCCATACCCACAATCAAGCCACTCGCCAGATTAACCTGCGGCTGATACACAAGATAGAATTGCCCACGATCCAGTGCTTTGCGCAAATCATTCTCAAGCTGCAAACGTTCCTGGGCTTTCATCTGCATCGCATGGGCATATCGGTTTAGCTCTATTCCCTGCTCTTTGGCATTATGCAGCGCCGTATCCGCATTCTGGATGATCTCTTCCGGTGAGTCTCCGTCATGCGGGAATATCGCCATACCGATACCTAACGTGAGATGATACTCGTTCCCATCCACCGTTACAGGTTTTTCGAACAGTTGCAAGATCGATCTTGTCCGCCGCAACGCCGTATCTGTTGTGAAGAAGTCTGTCATGGTCAGTACGAATTCATCTCTTCCCAGTCCGAACACTTCCTCTCCGGGGAGCGAAGAATGCTTCAAACGCTGTCCAACCTGACGAAGTACACGGTTAGCCGCTTGTTGACCCAGCGAATCATTAATCGTTTTGAACCGGTTAATATTCAATACCAGGACTCCGACAAGCTGCTCCTCTACCCTAGCTGAATTCATCATCACTTTCAGTCGCTGAGAAAGACGACGGCGATTCGGCAGCCCTGTCACATCATCATGGTGAGCAATAAAATTCATTTTCGCTTCCGCCACCTGTTGTTTGAGGAAAGGCGTATCCACTACAAACGAATACAGTCCCTTCTGGATGAAGAAATAGCCCAAACAATCGCTTAACAGACCTAACAAGAGATTGAGGTCATTAATCTTCGTAGCAGACACAAAGTAACATTCTCCAAAGAAAAAACAGAGAATGGCACAAAGGATGGTAGGCAGATCACCATCTTTGCCTTTTTTCCATTGAATGAATAACACGACCGCAGTCACGCCATACAGGATTCCGATCAGAAAATGAATTCTTGTAAACATGCCGCCAAGCACATTCCCCTCCAGCAAGTTCGGCAGTACAGACCATTCCTGAATGGCCACTGTATACAAAATAACAAAAATACCGACTGTTCCACTGAAGATTAAAAATTTGCGTGGTAACGCAATTTCCCTCTCGCTGACTGCATATATGACTAGCAAACCTGCCGCACAAACCAGAGATCCAAGCGACATCATCTTCAGCGAGAATTCGGACTCGACCATCGCGCCATTCGGCAATTCTTCGGCAAAAGAAACGATGTGAACCAATTCAAACAAACCAATCAATAAAAACAGCGTAGTCATAAGGACCCTTCGGAGGGTCAGTCGTTGAGTTTGAAACAACCAGCTTTGATTATAAATGCCGATACAGGCCGCTGCCGCAGCGAATCCACCCAAGAGTGTCAAAACCGGATAACCGGATATGATCAGATCAGAGCTTGCAGAGGAACGAAACCATTGACTTGCGAGGAAACACAATAAGCCGCCTATCGCGACCCAACCTATTTTTCTCTGATCTTGCTGATTAGCCTTCATGCCGTGTTTTTTCCTTCCCGGGATCACCTATCCTGAAATAACCTTAACGATATAAATCTACATTGTTACATAATTCGACATTTTTATATCTACCAACGCTCAATTCACATGTGAATACATGCTATCTGGTACATAATAACATTTATTTCCGCAGACGTGAACAAAAAAATAAGCACTTCTAGGAATATTTATTCATAGATATGTAAAAAAACAAGGCAATAAGAACTAAAAAAACATGAACCCCACATTGGAGTCCATGTTTTTTTAGTTTGCAACTGTATTTTAGACTAATTTTCGCTCGCCATTGATGCACCATTAACCATTCGACTTAAAACGCTAAAGCGCTAAAGTTATAGCGTATTAAATCCATCTCTTGTTGACTTGAAGTCAATATCAAGAATTATGAAGGTGCTTATTTGTCAAAATTCACTTCTGGTGTTGTCAATTTATCATAGAAATCAACAACCTTATCTTTATCTTCCGACGAACGCAGTGCCATCGCCGAGCGAGGATGCTCGTCCAATGTACCTGTAATCATATAAGGCAAAATGTAACCCCACTCTTCTTTTTCACGGAGAGGGACCATCAATTGCTCCAATACACCAAGTACTGGACGCAGATTGTATTTCGTACCTTTCAAATGAGCCACGAGCAGTTCAGTCGGACAGTTCCCTGCAGCACGTCCCATGCCGTACACGGAAGCATCCAGCAGTTCAACGCCAAGTTCAGCTGCTACCAACGAGTTCGAGAACGCCAGCTGCATGTTATTGTGTGTGTGAACGCCAAGACGTTTGTTCGGCAGATGAGTTTTGAACTTCTCCACCAGATATTTTACATCGTTATGATCCAGGCTTCCATAGGAGTCTAC
Above is a window of Paenibacillus sp. E222 DNA encoding:
- a CDS encoding EAL domain-containing protein; the protein is MKANQQDQRKIGWVAIGGLLCFLASQWFRSSASSDLIISGYPVLTLLGGFAAAAACIGIYNQSWLFQTQRLTLRRVLMTTLFLLIGLFELVHIVSFAEELPNGAMVESEFSLKMMSLGSLVCAAGLLVIYAVSEREIALPRKFLIFSGTVGIFVILYTVAIQEWSVLPNLLEGNVLGGMFTRIHFLIGILYGVTAVVLFIQWKKGKDGDLPTILCAILCFFFGECYFVSATKINDLNLLLGLLSDCLGYFFIQKGLYSFVVDTPFLKQQVAEAKMNFIAHHDDVTGLPNRRRLSQRLKVMMNSARVEEQLVGVLVLNINRFKTINDSLGQQAANRVLRQVGQRLKHSSLPGEEVFGLGRDEFVLTMTDFFTTDTALRRTRSILQLFEKPVTVDGNEYHLTLGIGMAIFPHDGDSPEEIIQNADTALHNAKEQGIELNRYAHAMQMKAQERLQLENDLRKALDRGQFYLVYQPQVNLASGLIVGMEALVRWQHPLRGAVSPGEFIPLAEESGLIVPLGEWVLREACAQNKRWQEAGYRKLCVSVNLSMRQFRHSHLLDNISGILKETGLEPVWLELEITESMTFDKDRAFEQLRKIKEIGVHISIDDFGTGYSSLHYLKDLPIDRLKIDRSFVNEVMEDSNNAAIVSTITSMAHHLQLKVTAEGVENEDQLSFLRDQHCHEAQGYFFSKPIVAADFEKKFLRDVDKPTG